A part of Paenibacillus sp. 481 genomic DNA contains:
- a CDS encoding methionine ABC transporter permease — protein MNLSWELILPQFWQACEETFYTVLGSLLFGSLIGLPLGIILVISRPGGIWANYFVFHVLNIVINIARSVPFIILLVAIIPLTRLLTGTSIGVAAAIVPLSIYTGPYLARLIEAALLEVDKGVIESAHAMGATKVQIVWRFMIPEAVPSLILAFTTATIGLIGASAAAGAVGAGGIGDLAITYGYQRFETEVIVVTVVLLVVLVQLIQSAGNALSRTIRRRRG, from the coding sequence ATGAATTTGAGTTGGGAGCTTATATTGCCGCAATTTTGGCAGGCTTGTGAAGAAACGTTCTATACCGTACTTGGATCGCTTTTGTTTGGCTCGTTAATCGGCTTGCCGCTCGGCATTATTTTAGTCATATCGCGGCCTGGTGGGATTTGGGCGAACTATTTCGTGTTTCATGTGCTCAATATTGTGATCAATATTGCGCGTTCGGTGCCGTTTATTATTTTACTTGTTGCGATCATCCCATTGACTCGGTTGCTTACCGGAACGTCGATCGGCGTAGCGGCAGCAATTGTGCCACTGTCTATATACACGGGTCCCTATTTAGCTCGCTTAATCGAAGCTGCTCTATTGGAAGTGGACAAGGGTGTTATCGAATCTGCCCATGCGATGGGGGCGACAAAAGTGCAAATCGTGTGGCGCTTCATGATTCCTGAAGCGGTCCCGTCATTAATATTAGCGTTTACGACAGCGACGATCGGTCTGATCGGTGCAAGTGCGGCCGCCGGTGCGGTCGGCGCAGGAGGCATCGGTGATTTAGCGATCACGTATGGGTATCAACGGTTTGAAACGGAAGTCATTGTAGTTACGGTTGTCCTGCTCGTTGTGCTTGTCCAGTTGATCCAAAGCGCAGGCAACGCATTATCACGTACAATTAGGAGGAGAAGAGGATGA
- a CDS encoding MetQ/NlpA family ABC transporter substrate-binding protein, translating to MKKRTIFAAVFAALFLLSVVTGCGSKASSDQRVVKVGVNGDEIDLWTIVQKKLDADNIKVELIKFNDYVQPNKALHDGEIDLNVFQTITYMNQFKRDHQLDIVAIGSTAIAPMGVYSKKHKQLSEIPDGATITIPNDVTNSIRALKLLQSANLIKLKPNYDPRGGIEQIAENPKNLIIEPVTAGHTARTLDDAAAAVINNGIAVQAKLDPAKDPLYKEDPNDVAAKPYINVIAARTKDKDNQDFAKIVQAVQSKEVQQYRIDRDKGAVIPVNVPIEDIQDL from the coding sequence ATGAAGAAACGTACTATTTTTGCGGCAGTATTTGCAGCACTATTTTTGCTAAGTGTGGTAACAGGTTGTGGAAGTAAAGCGAGCAGCGACCAGCGAGTTGTGAAGGTCGGAGTTAACGGGGACGAAATTGATTTGTGGACAATTGTGCAAAAAAAGCTGGATGCTGACAACATTAAAGTAGAGCTTATCAAGTTCAACGATTATGTCCAACCGAACAAAGCGCTGCATGATGGCGAAATTGATTTGAATGTGTTTCAGACGATTACGTATATGAATCAATTTAAGCGTGATCATCAGCTTGATATTGTCGCTATCGGATCGACCGCGATTGCCCCGATGGGTGTATATTCGAAAAAACATAAGCAGCTCAGCGAAATTCCAGATGGTGCAACGATTACGATTCCGAACGACGTTACGAATTCGATTCGTGCCTTAAAGCTGCTTCAATCCGCTAACTTAATTAAGTTGAAGCCTAATTATGATCCGCGGGGCGGCATTGAGCAAATTGCTGAAAATCCGAAAAATCTCATTATTGAGCCTGTGACGGCTGGTCATACTGCACGTACGTTAGACGATGCGGCAGCAGCAGTTATTAACAATGGTATTGCGGTCCAAGCGAAGCTGGACCCGGCAAAAGATCCGCTTTACAAAGAAGATCCGAACGATGTAGCAGCCAAACCTTACATTAATGTTATCGCTGCACGTACGAAGGATAAAGATAATCAAGATTTCGCGAAAATTGTACAAGCTGTTCAATCGAAAGAGGTGCAGCAATATCGGATCGACCGCGATAAAGGAGCGGTAATTCCGGTCAACGTTCCAATCGAAGACATTCAAGATTTGTAA
- a CDS encoding S8 family serine peptidase, with translation MMKSKLSFVLSLVMALSLLSPVVSAQAGSQQPQASPERLLHLKSGSINLQDGLWGESFSEGEASEQPKLYVVQFKDVISESSKQVLIDHGAVIGEYLPDFAYLVTISPQQANLLASNNLIYNVTPYQAEWKGGSLLSTGVGEDPHGADPNRIYIISIFKGKESNVTAWLHAQNVTSLQVYEGAIEASFEEAIIPALLQHPDVTYIEPKAQDELFNDFVSAQVKASSPNGAWSKGFDGKGQVVAVADSGLDSGDLTTLHQDFEGQLHATPVANPTGTWHDLNGHGTHVAGTVLGTGKMSNGQYKGVAPGAKMVFQAIGCGGTSICAGDVRNLFGTAKSLGASIHTNSWGSRFNYSYNANSNRVDEYTFANKDFAVLFAAGNDGSRSNTISAPGNAKNTITVGNLLKSTPNQIASTSGRGFAIDGRIKPDVVATGSSIISARSSVSSTRPYADNANYTTMSGTSMATPAVAGAAAIVRQHFIEQKQVTPSAALIKATLINGAQDVGYGWMSRETGWGKVDLEHSLFPTNGRTVDFADYGTGLKTGDAVTFSVQAKSGQPLKISTVWNDYQGAVQATKLLVNDLDVEVVAPNGERFKGNCFAANTASSTCAVYDRINNVENVYLNNVQTGVYQVTVKAYNVPQQTQPFALVVSGQGANITSSTLGAESLPVSLKAPEQLSVTAQTYDSVTLGWSDTNVFNEANNPNSSDGNGTVQGIRYNIFNGATLVGSSVTASFTVTGLQPSIPYTFTVQTVDKAGNVSPLSQALQVQLTPAPTAPTKVWQPQQTYQVGDIVAFENALFTCVIGHTSLSGWEPTVVPALWSVVKK, from the coding sequence ATGATGAAAAGTAAACTTTCTTTTGTTCTATCACTCGTAATGGCGTTAAGCTTATTGTCGCCAGTCGTATCTGCACAAGCCGGCTCCCAGCAGCCGCAAGCGTCACCGGAGCGATTGCTACATTTGAAATCGGGCAGTATTAATTTACAAGATGGCCTATGGGGCGAGAGCTTTTCCGAAGGTGAGGCAAGTGAGCAGCCTAAATTGTACGTCGTTCAATTTAAAGACGTCATTTCTGAAAGCTCTAAACAGGTGTTAATTGACCATGGGGCAGTTATTGGTGAATATTTGCCTGACTTCGCTTACTTGGTTACGATTTCACCGCAGCAGGCGAATCTACTAGCATCGAATAACCTCATTTATAACGTAACTCCTTATCAGGCAGAATGGAAAGGCGGCTCGCTGTTATCTACAGGTGTAGGTGAAGATCCACACGGAGCCGACCCTAACCGTATTTATATTATTTCCATTTTTAAAGGAAAAGAATCAAATGTCACAGCGTGGCTGCATGCACAGAACGTAACCTCACTGCAAGTGTATGAAGGCGCGATAGAAGCCTCTTTTGAAGAAGCAATCATCCCTGCATTACTCCAACATCCAGACGTTACATATATTGAACCAAAGGCGCAAGATGAACTGTTTAATGATTTTGTATCTGCACAAGTCAAGGCTTCTTCACCTAATGGGGCATGGAGCAAAGGCTTTGATGGAAAAGGGCAAGTGGTTGCTGTTGCAGACAGCGGTCTAGATTCTGGTGATTTAACTACGCTGCATCAAGATTTTGAAGGTCAATTGCATGCTACGCCAGTCGCTAATCCAACAGGTACATGGCACGATTTGAATGGTCACGGGACACATGTAGCTGGCACAGTGCTCGGAACAGGCAAGATGTCGAACGGACAGTACAAAGGCGTTGCTCCTGGCGCGAAAATGGTGTTTCAAGCGATCGGTTGCGGCGGGACAAGCATTTGCGCTGGAGATGTCCGTAATTTGTTCGGTACAGCGAAGTCGCTAGGGGCCAGCATTCATACGAATTCATGGGGCTCACGCTTTAATTACTCATACAATGCGAATTCGAATCGTGTAGATGAGTACACATTTGCGAACAAAGATTTCGCAGTCTTGTTTGCCGCAGGCAATGATGGCAGCAGAAGCAATACGATTTCCGCACCTGGCAATGCGAAAAATACGATTACAGTCGGGAATCTATTAAAAAGTACACCTAACCAAATCGCGTCTACTTCCGGTAGAGGATTTGCGATAGATGGGCGTATCAAGCCAGATGTAGTCGCAACCGGATCTTCAATTATTTCTGCGCGCTCCTCCGTTTCGAGCACACGGCCGTATGCGGACAATGCGAACTATACAACGATGTCGGGAACGTCAATGGCTACACCAGCTGTAGCAGGAGCGGCGGCAATCGTGCGCCAGCATTTTATCGAGCAGAAGCAAGTAACGCCGTCAGCGGCGCTCATTAAAGCAACATTAATTAACGGCGCACAGGATGTCGGTTACGGTTGGATGAGTAGAGAGACGGGCTGGGGTAAAGTCGATCTCGAACACTCTCTCTTTCCTACTAATGGTAGAACAGTAGATTTCGCTGACTATGGTACAGGCTTGAAAACGGGAGATGCTGTAACTTTTTCCGTTCAAGCAAAGAGCGGTCAACCGCTTAAAATTTCTACCGTTTGGAATGACTATCAAGGTGCTGTCCAAGCTACCAAATTGCTTGTCAATGACTTAGACGTAGAAGTGGTTGCGCCAAACGGGGAGCGTTTTAAAGGAAATTGCTTCGCAGCCAATACGGCTAGCAGTACTTGCGCGGTATATGATCGAATTAATAATGTGGAAAATGTCTATTTGAACAACGTACAAACGGGAGTGTACCAAGTAACCGTTAAAGCGTACAATGTGCCGCAGCAAACACAGCCATTTGCGCTCGTCGTGTCTGGGCAAGGGGCTAACATCACAAGCAGCACATTGGGGGCTGAGTCTCTTCCTGTTTCTTTAAAAGCACCTGAGCAGCTAAGCGTCACAGCGCAAACGTATGACAGCGTGACGTTGGGTTGGTCGGATACGAATGTATTTAATGAAGCGAATAATCCGAATAGCTCGGACGGGAATGGCACCGTTCAGGGGATTCGCTATAACATTTTTAATGGTGCAACACTTGTTGGATCAAGTGTAACGGCTTCCTTCACGGTAACAGGGTTGCAGCCGTCTATTCCGTACACATTTACAGTACAAACCGTGGACAAGGCAGGCAATGTGTCACCGCTCAGTCAGGCTTTGCAAGTGCAGCTTACACCAGCTCCAACTGCACCAACGAAAGTATGGCAGCCTCAGCAAACGTATCAAGTTGGTGATATAGTTGCATTTGAGAACGCGCTCTTTACTTGTGTAATTGGACACACTTCGCTCTCAGGCTGGGAGCCGACTGTGGTACCGGCATTGTGGTCTGTTGTGAAAAAATGA
- a CDS encoding NAD/NADP transhydrogenase alpha subunit has product MKCISVYTDNFEQFSDIYEKVMNTPLQDDEEIEVDGITVYAAGEVPDQYVERMRQKLDVVVMRVKEHNITILQHGKQFEIIIPTEQNMVH; this is encoded by the coding sequence TTGAAATGTATTTCCGTGTATACAGACAATTTTGAACAGTTTTCTGATATTTATGAAAAGGTAATGAATACCCCTTTGCAAGATGATGAAGAAATTGAAGTAGACGGTATTACGGTATATGCTGCTGGCGAAGTGCCAGATCAGTACGTAGAACGTATGCGCCAAAAGTTGGACGTTGTAGTGATGCGCGTAAAAGAGCACAACATTACGATTTTGCAGCATGGCAAGCAGTTTGAAATTATTATTCCGACAGAGCAAAATATGGTACACTAG
- a CDS encoding S-layer homology domain-containing protein, with translation MQLNQPKRTRSVQKWGSALLAVSLTIGTAPTVFAAEPSKVSGTKTQSTKTTTTSTTTSTSGVSPVFNDVKLGFWAEKHIHKLAALGILQGNNGKFRPNDPVTQQEAVTMAIRFMGLEGELQTGDNASLPKDFKVGNYFKPYIVLAFKEGLLTKEEELLKPDPKKPWGDQKASREWVTKILVRAVKKQDDALKSMTKQTTFADNSKISASARGYVNAAVDLKLATGMAGNKFEPLKEVTRAQMATFFSRGESVTTVKHAAERYGYVMALSDQELRLYGEDGQTETYRHDKNTMIYRTDGDKQIVLKDLGLYMKVRIIGRNSVATYVELVDAEPKVDVSESSVKYVAPSESKIYLKHPGREDLEQLVFNKDTVIKDAGGNVISASQITPESTIVIKRETFSQERKVIELQVKSGPVNKSTKGTLTEIDTPNRKVTIQPESGAKETFTVAEDAVIRYQNKLMANGLKDLKLNSVINYTVKNSIVTNIELTSVSEMMISGVLFDKGANRTSITVKQDNNNLETKMLAHNFEIVLEGMNNPSFDELVAGENGDRVELTLNSENQVTRIKLVNRKVEMLLGVQVVSFDKQRGYLTVEVDKQLPRVFVINGATRIENNGSKLNIDELASMLNEKRKANIQYSGSNAIAVQFVHKTEGTFMYTSAAANTLTLKLVNGQTVTIPMRKDLSYVEIYGKTNAKLADISNGQHITVHFEDDQKTVRAVSVRTNEQFEVESVDTNNGRVRFRTNSNTIEEFYVGTAPVKNMARELVKLSDVRPNEYYNVVMDGRTVVEMSRSSVVYGTIDSLDTSKGVMMVKDSAGQMSIYQVGTGTQILVDNSSTTNLNAIKVGDRVEVRKDIYDKTIIRHVKELKRTFWKHDSRTNEVYVKRSMADTSFIFKLHPNAYVHQKGQKINVSSLQDNSDIVLYVIKDQVVEIEKVS, from the coding sequence ATGCAATTAAACCAACCTAAGCGAACACGTTCAGTACAGAAATGGGGTAGTGCTCTGTTAGCAGTCTCGCTAACGATCGGTACAGCCCCGACAGTGTTCGCAGCCGAGCCGTCCAAGGTCAGCGGCACGAAGACACAATCGACGAAGACCACAACAACATCAACCACAACATCAACATCTGGTGTGAGCCCGGTATTTAATGATGTGAAGCTTGGCTTCTGGGCAGAGAAGCATATACATAAATTGGCTGCACTTGGTATCTTGCAAGGAAACAATGGTAAATTTCGTCCTAACGATCCTGTCACGCAGCAAGAAGCTGTGACGATGGCAATCCGCTTTATGGGATTGGAAGGCGAGCTGCAGACAGGCGATAATGCCTCTTTACCGAAAGATTTTAAAGTAGGGAATTATTTTAAGCCGTATATCGTACTTGCCTTTAAGGAAGGGTTGCTCACGAAGGAAGAGGAACTTCTCAAGCCTGATCCTAAGAAGCCGTGGGGCGATCAAAAGGCATCACGTGAATGGGTAACTAAAATTCTCGTCCGTGCTGTGAAAAAGCAAGACGATGCGTTGAAGAGCATGACGAAACAAACGACTTTTGCAGATAACAGCAAAATTAGCGCTTCGGCTCGTGGCTATGTAAATGCAGCCGTTGACCTCAAGCTTGCTACGGGTATGGCTGGTAATAAATTTGAACCGCTCAAAGAAGTGACGCGCGCGCAAATGGCGACATTTTTCAGCCGTGGGGAATCGGTCACAACTGTCAAGCACGCCGCTGAACGATACGGATATGTGATGGCGCTATCCGATCAAGAGCTGCGTTTATATGGTGAAGACGGTCAGACAGAAACGTATCGTCATGACAAAAATACGATGATCTACCGCACGGATGGGGACAAGCAAATCGTACTGAAAGATTTGGGCTTGTACATGAAAGTGCGCATTATTGGTAGAAACAGCGTTGCAACCTATGTTGAATTAGTAGATGCCGAGCCGAAAGTCGATGTATCGGAGTCATCGGTCAAATATGTCGCGCCTTCGGAGAGCAAAATATACTTGAAACACCCAGGTCGCGAAGATTTGGAGCAACTCGTGTTCAACAAGGACACGGTTATTAAGGATGCAGGCGGCAATGTGATTAGCGCTTCCCAAATCACGCCTGAAAGCACGATTGTGATTAAGCGTGAAACGTTCTCACAAGAGCGCAAAGTGATTGAGTTGCAGGTGAAATCAGGTCCTGTCAATAAGTCAACAAAAGGGACTCTAACGGAAATTGATACGCCAAACCGCAAAGTAACGATTCAGCCGGAAAGTGGCGCTAAAGAGACGTTCACGGTCGCTGAAGATGCGGTTATTCGTTACCAAAATAAGCTGATGGCGAACGGTCTAAAAGACTTAAAGCTCAACAGTGTTATTAACTATACCGTTAAAAATAGCATCGTAACGAATATTGAGTTGACTTCCGTTTCCGAGATGATGATTTCGGGCGTGCTTTTTGATAAAGGTGCGAACAGAACGAGCATCACGGTTAAACAGGACAATAACAATTTGGAAACGAAAATGTTGGCTCATAACTTTGAGATTGTGTTAGAAGGAATGAACAACCCTTCGTTCGACGAGTTGGTCGCTGGAGAAAACGGTGACCGCGTCGAGTTGACGCTCAATAGTGAAAATCAGGTTACTCGTATTAAACTAGTGAACCGCAAAGTCGAAATGTTGTTAGGTGTTCAAGTTGTTAGCTTCGACAAGCAAAGAGGATACCTTACGGTTGAAGTCGATAAGCAGTTGCCGCGTGTATTTGTGATTAACGGCGCGACTAGAATCGAGAATAACGGTTCGAAGCTAAATATCGATGAGTTGGCTTCTATGCTCAATGAAAAACGCAAAGCGAATATACAATATTCTGGCAGCAACGCAATTGCGGTTCAATTCGTACATAAAACAGAGGGTACGTTTATGTATACAAGTGCAGCTGCGAATACGTTGACGCTGAAGTTGGTGAACGGACAAACGGTTACGATACCAATGCGCAAAGATTTGTCTTACGTTGAAATTTATGGCAAAACGAATGCGAAATTGGCGGACATTAGCAACGGGCAACATATTACGGTTCATTTTGAAGATGATCAGAAGACGGTACGTGCTGTTTCCGTACGCACGAACGAGCAATTTGAGGTCGAATCTGTGGATACGAATAATGGCCGTGTGCGCTTCCGCACAAATAGCAACACGATTGAGGAGTTCTACGTTGGCACGGCACCAGTGAAGAACATGGCTAGAGAACTAGTGAAATTGTCTGACGTACGACCTAATGAGTATTATAACGTTGTGATGGACGGCAGAACGGTCGTTGAAATGAGCCGCTCTTCGGTCGTATACGGCACGATTGACTCGCTTGATACGAGCAAAGGTGTTATGATGGTCAAAGACAGTGCAGGGCAAATGTCGATCTACCAAGTAGGCACCGGTACGCAAATTCTCGTAGACAATTCCTCTACAACGAATTTGAATGCGATTAAAGTCGGTGACCGTGTCGAAGTACGTAAAGACATTTATGACAAGACGATTATTCGTCATGTTAAGGAATTAAAACGCACGTTCTGGAAGCATGATTCGCGGACAAATGAAGTTTACGTTAAACGCTCAATGGCCGATACAAGCTTTATTTTTAAGCTTCATCCTAACGCTTATGTGCATCAAAAAGGCCAGAAGATAAATGTGAGCTCTTTACAAGACAACTCAGATATCGTATTGTATGTTATTAAGGACCAAGTAGTGGAGATTGAGAAAGTGTCTTAA
- the nth gene encoding endonuclease III has translation MATSVRVRRILDTIADMFPDAHCELNHANPFELTIAVLLSAQCTDETVNKVTATLFQKYKRPEDYLAVPLEELEQDIRRIGLFRNKANNIQKLCLILLERYNGEVPRKHEQLTELPGVGRKTANVVMSNAFDVPAMAVDTHVERVSKRLKLVDENDSVLEVEKKLTRKIPRDEWTITHHRLIFFGRYHCKAQSPRCETCPLLEDCKEGKIRMKMPKKRKNVQ, from the coding sequence ATGGCTACGAGCGTACGTGTTCGTCGGATTTTAGATACGATTGCTGACATGTTCCCCGACGCACATTGCGAGCTGAACCATGCTAATCCGTTCGAATTGACCATCGCCGTCTTGCTGTCAGCTCAATGCACGGATGAAACCGTGAACAAGGTAACAGCGACACTGTTTCAAAAATATAAACGTCCTGAAGATTACTTGGCTGTTCCGTTGGAAGAGTTGGAGCAAGATATCCGGCGAATAGGTTTGTTCCGCAACAAAGCTAACAATATTCAGAAGTTGTGTCTCATCCTATTGGAGCGATACAATGGTGAAGTACCGCGCAAGCATGAACAGTTGACCGAACTGCCAGGAGTGGGACGCAAGACCGCTAACGTCGTCATGTCTAACGCTTTTGATGTTCCGGCAATGGCTGTGGATACTCATGTCGAGCGCGTGTCCAAACGATTGAAGCTTGTTGACGAGAACGACAGCGTACTGGAAGTCGAGAAGAAGCTTACGCGCAAGATTCCTCGAGATGAGTGGACGATCACGCATCATCGACTTATTTTTTTCGGACGCTACCATTGCAAGGCGCAGTCACCCCGCTGCGAAACTTGTCCACTGCTTGAAGATTGTAAAGAGGGTAAAATACGTATGAAAATGCCTAAAAAAAGAAAAAATGTACAGTAA
- a CDS encoding methionine ABC transporter ATP-binding protein, translated as MIEIKQVSKVFTGATVTHALKDIQLHIERGDIFGIIGFSGAGKSTLLRCINKLEVPTEGAVLINKVDIATLNEKELRQCRKKIGMIFQHFNLLSAKTVYDNVAMPLYLDGQSKQQVQAKVKEILDFVGLTGKEDVYPGQLSGGQKQRVGIARALVTDPDILLCDEATSSLDPETTATILELLKRINRKYGITIVLITHEMSVIRDLCSKVAVMEDGMIVEQGSVYEVFTNAEHAVTKNFVNTVLQHDYPASYSKHLLNQKLYRFIFRGDKTAKPLLSEVSRQFDIRLNILYGSIIELQSQPYGNLIVALEGAASERDKTLAFIEREGVEIKEVAV; from the coding sequence TTGATTGAGATTAAGCAAGTTTCAAAAGTGTTTACCGGAGCAACAGTTACACATGCACTGAAAGATATTCAGTTGCACATCGAGAGAGGAGACATTTTTGGTATTATTGGCTTCTCAGGAGCGGGTAAAAGTACGTTGCTGCGTTGTATTAACAAGCTAGAAGTGCCGACAGAAGGCGCTGTACTCATTAACAAAGTGGATATTGCTACTTTAAATGAGAAGGAGTTGAGGCAATGTCGTAAAAAGATTGGTATGATTTTTCAGCACTTTAATCTACTATCGGCCAAAACCGTATATGACAATGTCGCAATGCCACTTTATTTGGATGGACAGTCTAAGCAACAAGTCCAAGCGAAAGTGAAAGAGATTCTTGATTTTGTTGGTTTGACCGGTAAAGAGGATGTATATCCAGGGCAATTGTCCGGTGGGCAAAAACAGCGGGTAGGGATTGCGCGAGCGCTTGTTACCGATCCTGACATTCTGTTGTGTGACGAAGCAACATCGTCACTTGATCCTGAAACGACAGCGACGATTTTGGAGCTGCTTAAGCGAATTAATCGCAAGTATGGTATTACGATTGTTCTCATTACACACGAGATGAGTGTGATCCGAGATTTGTGTAGCAAGGTTGCCGTAATGGAAGATGGCATGATTGTTGAGCAAGGATCTGTGTATGAAGTATTTACAAATGCGGAGCATGCGGTGACGAAAAATTTCGTTAATACGGTGCTTCAGCACGATTATCCAGCGTCATACAGCAAACATTTGTTGAACCAAAAGTTATACCGCTTTATTTTTAGGGGAGACAAAACAGCCAAGCCATTACTGAGCGAAGTATCTAGACAATTTGATATACGCTTAAACATTTTATACGGCTCGATCATTGAACTACAATCGCAACCGTACGGCAATCTCATTGTTGCTTTAGAGGGTGCGGCGAGTGAGCGCGACAAAACGTTAGCGTTTATTGAGCGTGAAGGCGTAGAGATTAAGGAGGTAGCCGTATGA
- a CDS encoding metallophosphoesterase family protein: MKDTNSIAVISDIHSNSYALEAVLRHIDARGIKTIVNLGDSLFGPINPLQTAQLLIDRSDMIHIMGNCDRYLLQDQMESATFQYVKSLLTPQIEHWLRSFKKTYIFEDILFCHGTPFADDVYLLEEVTPFGVIEKSSSALTSELAPITQSLIFCGHTHLQKSVWLPDGKWIVNPGSVGLPAYYEDIPYPHAMESMTPHAKYLTVSRHEHSWRIEHISLPYDYEQAAHIAAQHGRHDYSHAIQHGKALVS; encoded by the coding sequence ATAAAGGATACGAATTCAATAGCTGTCATTTCTGATATACATAGTAACAGCTATGCGTTGGAAGCCGTCCTGCGTCACATTGATGCGCGCGGGATTAAGACGATTGTAAATTTAGGAGATTCGTTGTTTGGTCCTATCAATCCCCTCCAAACAGCACAATTGCTCATCGATCGATCAGATATGATTCACATAATGGGCAATTGTGACCGCTACTTACTTCAGGATCAGATGGAATCCGCAACTTTTCAATATGTAAAATCGCTGCTTACTCCACAAATCGAACATTGGCTTCGATCTTTTAAAAAGACGTACATATTTGAAGATATCTTATTTTGTCATGGGACACCTTTTGCAGATGATGTATATTTGCTAGAGGAAGTGACACCGTTTGGTGTAATTGAGAAGAGTTCTTCTGCCCTTACGTCCGAGCTGGCTCCAATTACCCAATCTCTCATTTTTTGTGGACACACTCATTTGCAAAAATCAGTATGGCTGCCGGACGGAAAATGGATCGTTAATCCTGGAAGTGTCGGCCTTCCAGCCTATTATGAGGATATACCTTATCCTCACGCTATGGAGTCTATGACTCCTCACGCCAAATACTTGACTGTAAGTCGACATGAGCATTCATGGCGTATTGAACATATTTCACTTCCATACGATTATGAGCAAGCCGCTCATATTGCAGCGCAACATGGACGTCACGATTATAGTCATGCCATTCAACATGGCAAAGCCCTAGTTAGCTAG